Proteins from a genomic interval of Streptomyces sp. NBC_01445:
- a CDS encoding extracellular catalytic domain type 1 short-chain-length polyhydroxyalkanoate depolymerase: protein MVLSVIALTLGLLSPVPAQAASLQEVTSFGSNPGSLQMFRYVPDGLPSGRPLVVAMHGCTQSASAFDGETGWTKWADVWGFALVLPQQKSANNANSCFNWFQSSDFSRGQGEALSIKQMVDKMAADYGTDPTRVYVTGLSAGGAMTAVMAASYPDVFSGAAVAAGLPFDCARTVTDGLTCMNPGTNLTPQQWGDKVRAAYPGYSGPYPTVAVWQGSQDTTVAPMNMTELVEQWANVHGTDATADVSDTVQGYPHKVYRDASGRGVVESYSITGMSHGQAVDPGAGATQCGTAGQYLPDTNICASYWIGHSWGLDATDGGGSLPAPSGLSVTATNDTSASLSWTAVDGAASYRVYRGGSQVGSPSSTSFTDTGLAPGTTYSYTVAAVDASGAVGASSTSAQATTTGATHKCYTDNNYNQVAAGRAHQSLGYVYANGSNQNMGLYNLYVTHTLQETSPGTFVIADSGCPS, encoded by the coding sequence CTGGTGCTGTCCGTCATCGCACTCACCCTGGGGCTGCTGTCCCCGGTACCGGCGCAGGCCGCGTCCCTGCAAGAGGTGACCAGCTTCGGCTCCAACCCCGGTAGCCTGCAGATGTTCCGCTATGTCCCCGACGGATTGCCGTCCGGGCGCCCGCTGGTTGTCGCCATGCACGGCTGTACCCAGTCGGCCTCGGCGTTCGACGGCGAGACCGGCTGGACCAAGTGGGCCGATGTCTGGGGCTTCGCGCTGGTGCTGCCCCAGCAGAAGAGCGCCAACAACGCCAACTCGTGCTTCAACTGGTTCCAGTCGTCCGACTTCTCGCGCGGCCAGGGCGAGGCCCTGTCCATCAAGCAGATGGTCGACAAGATGGCGGCCGACTACGGGACCGACCCCACACGTGTCTACGTCACCGGCCTGTCCGCAGGCGGGGCGATGACTGCGGTCATGGCGGCCTCCTACCCGGACGTCTTCTCCGGCGCCGCGGTGGCCGCCGGCCTTCCCTTCGACTGCGCCCGCACCGTCACCGACGGCCTGACCTGTATGAACCCCGGCACCAACCTCACCCCGCAGCAGTGGGGCGACAAGGTCCGCGCGGCCTACCCCGGCTACAGCGGCCCTTATCCGACGGTGGCCGTGTGGCAGGGATCCCAGGACACCACTGTGGCGCCGATGAACATGACCGAGCTCGTGGAGCAGTGGGCCAACGTCCATGGCACCGACGCCACGGCCGACGTCAGCGACACCGTGCAGGGTTACCCGCACAAGGTCTACCGGGACGCCTCCGGCCGCGGCGTCGTCGAGTCGTACAGCATTACGGGCATGTCGCACGGGCAGGCCGTCGACCCCGGCGCCGGGGCCACCCAGTGCGGCACGGCCGGCCAGTACCTGCCGGACACGAACATCTGCGCCTCGTACTGGATCGGACACTCCTGGGGCCTCGACGCCACCGACGGCGGTGGCTCCTTGCCCGCGCCGTCCGGGCTCAGCGTCACCGCCACCAACGACACCTCGGCGTCCTTGTCCTGGACCGCCGTCGACGGAGCAGCTTCCTACCGGGTCTACCGCGGCGGCAGCCAGGTCGGCTCGCCTTCCTCGACCTCGTTCACCGACACCGGGCTCGCCCCCGGCACGACGTACAGCTACACCGTCGCCGCCGTGGACGCCTCCGGGGCCGTAGGCGCGTCCTCCACGTCGGCGCAGGCGACCACGACCGGTGCCACCCACAAGTGCTACACAGACAACAACTACAACCAGGTCGCCGCCGGACGCGCCCACCAGAGCCTCGGCTACGTCTATGCCAACGGCTCCAACCAGAACATGGGCCTGTACAACCTCTACGTCACCCACACCCTGCAAGAAACCTCGCCCGGCACCTTCGTGATCGCCGACTCCGGCTGCCCGTCCTGA
- a CDS encoding FG-GAP repeat domain-containing protein — MRCRAVLVLVLASSVLTTGCGDADRPPQERKSTSGGGSSPSVRDGAVPKPVPADARPPAAGKGSKDPDDINGDGYRDLMLSVPGPAPSIGRVDQRIGVLFGSARGLDPTTRAVYGRSDLGLPERTDPDYGPGDYLGVDHVHTADLDGDGFPDFVTTERAATGRSVTYVAWGSAHGPTGRPATPLVLPPGAVVTAGDPLARGDFDGDGHHDLAIGGGSAAGPDTSPGHVRILFGPFSRAGAASRIRTLPDSSDIDLLAAPVDASGAHRATPLYLHHDDDGEQTAGTLYLNGRARGRETHVGNAVEFGDFDGDGTQDLAVSDSGSRNDEVEPGYEDEASHAFDGWFLYPGSGAAPVRHQEKALGDTPRLAIDPDGDGRDGYVAGSGATLTYVDGERRASVAHRIPARVDGQKVSQTSRVAMPVAAADFDGDGRQELVLRCSPDSADSGVTYWWVTDVATRRDLMSFSTRDFAS; from the coding sequence ATGAGATGCCGTGCCGTGCTCGTGCTGGTCCTCGCCTCGTCGGTTCTGACGACCGGCTGCGGGGACGCCGACCGTCCCCCGCAGGAGCGCAAGTCGACGTCGGGCGGCGGCAGTTCACCCTCGGTCAGGGACGGCGCGGTGCCGAAGCCTGTGCCGGCGGACGCCCGCCCGCCCGCCGCCGGAAAGGGCTCCAAGGACCCCGACGACATCAACGGGGACGGATACCGCGACCTGATGCTCTCGGTACCGGGACCGGCCCCCTCGATCGGGCGCGTGGATCAGCGGATCGGTGTGCTCTTCGGCTCGGCGCGCGGGCTCGACCCGACGACCCGGGCCGTGTACGGGCGCAGCGACCTGGGGCTGCCCGAACGGACCGACCCGGACTACGGGCCGGGCGACTACCTCGGTGTCGACCATGTACACACCGCGGATCTGGACGGGGACGGCTTCCCCGACTTCGTGACGACGGAGCGCGCCGCCACCGGCCGCTCTGTCACCTATGTGGCGTGGGGATCGGCGCACGGTCCGACCGGGCGGCCCGCGACGCCGCTCGTGCTGCCGCCGGGCGCCGTGGTGACGGCCGGCGATCCGCTGGCTCGGGGCGACTTCGACGGGGACGGCCACCACGACCTGGCGATCGGCGGCGGAAGCGCCGCGGGACCCGACACGAGTCCGGGCCATGTGCGGATCCTGTTCGGGCCGTTCAGCCGCGCCGGGGCCGCATCCCGCATCCGTACGCTCCCGGACTCCAGCGACATCGACCTGCTCGCGGCCCCCGTCGACGCCTCCGGCGCGCACCGCGCGACCCCGCTGTATCTGCACCACGACGACGACGGCGAGCAGACCGCCGGGACGCTCTACCTGAACGGCCGGGCCCGTGGCCGCGAGACCCACGTCGGCAACGCCGTCGAGTTCGGTGACTTCGACGGCGACGGCACCCAGGACCTGGCGGTCAGTGACAGCGGCAGCCGCAACGACGAGGTCGAACCCGGATACGAGGACGAGGCGTCGCACGCCTTCGACGGATGGTTCCTGTACCCGGGCTCGGGCGCCGCACCCGTCCGGCACCAGGAGAAGGCCCTGGGCGACACCCCGCGCCTCGCGATCGACCCGGACGGCGACGGCCGCGACGGATACGTGGCCGGTTCCGGGGCGACCCTCACGTACGTGGACGGGGAGCGCCGCGCCTCCGTGGCGCATCGGATCCCTGCCCGGGTGGACGGCCAGAAGGTGTCGCAGACCTCGCGGGTCGCGATGCCCGTCGCCGCGGCTGACTTCGACGGGGACGGCCGACAGGAGCTGGTCCTCAGGTGTTCCCCGGACTCGGCGGACAGCGGGGTCACCTACTGGTGGGTGACTGACGTCGCGACGCGGCGCGACCTGATGTCGTTCTCCACGCGCGACTTCGCCTCGTAG
- a CDS encoding endo-beta-N-acetylglucosaminidase H, with protein sequence MFTLVRSRARTAALALSAVAALAFGTATMTGAAAAPAPAPAKQGPTSVAYVEVNNNSMLNVGKYTLANGGGNVFDVAVIFAANINYDTGTKAAYLYFNENVQRVLDNAATEIRPLQQKGIKVVLSVLGNHQGAGFANFPSQQAASAFAKQLSDTVTKYGLDGIDFDDEYAEYGNNGTGQPNDSSFVNLVTALRANMPDKIISLYNIGPAASRLSYGGVDVSSKFDYAWNPYYGSWQVPGIALPKSKLSPAAVEIGGTSQSTTADLARRTVSEGYGVYLTYNLDGADRTADVSAFTRELYGSDAVYTP encoded by the coding sequence ATGTTCACTCTGGTACGGAGCAGAGCACGGACGGCCGCGCTCGCGCTCTCGGCCGTCGCGGCCCTCGCCTTCGGTACGGCCACCATGACCGGCGCGGCAGCGGCCCCTGCCCCCGCTCCCGCGAAACAGGGGCCGACCTCGGTGGCGTACGTCGAGGTGAACAACAACAGCATGCTGAACGTCGGCAAGTACACCCTCGCCAACGGCGGAGGCAACGTCTTCGACGTCGCCGTGATCTTCGCGGCCAACATCAACTACGACACGGGCACGAAGGCGGCGTATCTGTATTTCAACGAGAACGTGCAGCGCGTCCTCGACAACGCAGCCACGGAGATACGGCCGTTGCAGCAGAAGGGCATCAAGGTCGTCCTCTCGGTTCTCGGCAACCACCAGGGCGCGGGCTTCGCCAACTTCCCGTCCCAGCAAGCGGCTTCGGCGTTCGCGAAGCAACTGTCGGACACCGTGACCAAGTACGGCCTCGACGGCATCGACTTCGACGACGAGTACGCCGAGTACGGCAACAACGGCACAGGCCAGCCCAACGACAGCTCGTTCGTGAACCTGGTGACGGCGCTGCGCGCGAACATGCCGGACAAGATCATCAGTCTCTACAACATCGGCCCGGCCGCGTCGCGGCTCTCCTACGGCGGCGTCGACGTCTCGTCCAAGTTCGACTACGCCTGGAACCCGTACTACGGCAGCTGGCAGGTCCCCGGCATCGCACTGCCCAAGTCGAAGCTGTCACCGGCGGCCGTCGAGATCGGCGGGACCTCGCAGAGCACCACCGCCGACCTCGCCCGCCGCACCGTCAGCGAGGGGTACGGCGTCTATCTGACGTACAACCTCGACGGCGCCGACCGCACCGCAGATGTCTCCGCGTTCACCAGGGAGCTGTACGGCAGTGACGCTGTCTACACGCCGTAA
- a CDS encoding DUF742 domain-containing protein, with product MTDLPSGRRPTPDAADRDPDPWTDRYDAEAGPLVRLYAMTAGRARTDNGAERVDLMAIVRSTAATPRGPIPPEQRSLLAQCAQGPRPVADLASDSGLPLGVVRVLLGDLTAQGLIRITPPESTAAGKEPVSAHLLREVINGLRAL from the coding sequence GTGACCGACCTGCCATCCGGCCGCCGACCGACGCCCGACGCCGCCGACCGGGACCCCGACCCCTGGACCGACCGCTATGACGCGGAGGCCGGCCCTCTGGTCCGCCTCTACGCCATGACCGCGGGCCGCGCGCGTACGGACAACGGCGCGGAACGCGTCGACCTGATGGCGATCGTCCGCTCCACGGCCGCCACCCCGCGCGGCCCGATCCCGCCCGAGCAGCGCAGCCTGCTGGCCCAATGCGCCCAAGGGCCGCGCCCGGTAGCGGACTTGGCCTCGGACTCGGGCCTGCCGCTCGGCGTCGTACGCGTCCTGCTCGGCGACCTCACCGCCCAAGGGCTGATCCGTATCACCCCGCCCGAGTCCACCGCCGCCGGGAAAGAACCTGTCTCCGCCCACCTCCTGCGAGAAGTGATCAATGGCCTCCGTGCACTCTGA
- a CDS encoding NAD(+)/NADH kinase, whose amino-acid sequence MSVNRVGLVVHGGRAEAVEVARVVRAWCEEHAVRCTDIDVWHNDGPRDDRTELEAAGHPDLIVTLGGDGTFLRGARLAVEDDALVLGVDLGRVGFLTDVSADDVRSALNAVHEGRFKVDSRMLLALRASRRLEVPKDVEDWMEYGRGRMMPPPPVHPDLKGDGEWGTPLNVTALNDIVVEKLTRDRQVSVGVYICGRLLASYSADALLVATPTGSTAYSFAAGGPVVSPRADALVFTPVAPHMAFNRSIVAAADEPVALRVLERSGQAAVSIDGQLRGVLDPGDWIAVYAAPRRLRAVRLAPMDFYGRLRKRMNLTDAPAAVADGCAPPLWSISTPPPADIAHLEMLPVPDPSPGP is encoded by the coding sequence ATGTCGGTGAACCGAGTCGGCCTGGTCGTTCACGGTGGGCGCGCGGAGGCCGTGGAGGTGGCCCGAGTGGTCCGTGCTTGGTGCGAGGAACACGCCGTGCGGTGCACGGACATCGACGTGTGGCACAACGATGGGCCGCGTGACGACCGTACGGAACTAGAGGCAGCCGGCCATCCCGATCTCATCGTCACACTGGGCGGAGACGGCACCTTTCTGCGGGGTGCCCGGCTCGCCGTGGAGGACGACGCGCTGGTTCTGGGAGTCGACCTGGGGCGCGTGGGCTTCCTGACGGACGTGTCGGCCGATGACGTGCGTTCAGCGTTGAACGCGGTACATGAAGGACGGTTCAAGGTCGACAGTCGCATGCTGCTCGCCCTGCGGGCCTCCCGCCGCCTGGAGGTTCCCAAGGACGTGGAGGACTGGATGGAGTACGGCCGTGGGCGCATGATGCCGCCGCCCCCGGTACACCCGGACCTCAAGGGCGACGGCGAGTGGGGTACCCCCTTGAACGTCACCGCGCTCAACGACATCGTCGTGGAAAAGCTCACCAGGGACCGCCAAGTGTCGGTCGGCGTCTACATCTGCGGCCGACTGCTGGCGTCCTACTCCGCTGACGCGCTTCTGGTGGCCACCCCGACCGGCTCGACCGCCTACAGCTTCGCCGCCGGCGGCCCAGTGGTGTCACCCCGCGCCGACGCCCTCGTCTTCACACCGGTGGCCCCGCACATGGCGTTCAACCGGTCCATCGTCGCCGCCGCCGACGAACCCGTCGCCCTGCGAGTCCTCGAACGGTCCGGGCAGGCGGCAGTCAGCATCGACGGACAGCTCCGAGGTGTGCTGGATCCGGGGGACTGGATCGCCGTGTATGCCGCCCCTCGCCGCCTGCGGGCCGTGCGCCTGGCACCGATGGACTTCTACGGCCGCCTCCGCAAGCGGATGAACCTGACCGACGCCCCGGCCGCCGTCGCTGACGGATGCGCGCCCCCGCTGTGGTCCATCTCCACGCCTCCGCCCGCGGACATCGCCCATCTTGAGATGCTGCCGGTTCCGGACCCCTCGCCAGGCCCATGA
- a CDS encoding roadblock/LC7 domain-containing protein: protein MTPTFTVTNLGDNPDDHGTGGAGAVDWLLDDLVDRVAEVRYVVMLSTDGLCVGASHALGRDESERFAAIASGFHSLAKGAGRHFDAGGVVQTMVELHGGFLFVVAAGDGSCIAVFTDGHADIGLVAYEMALLVERVREHLAVPARTDGAPTPDGGTS from the coding sequence ATGACCCCGACCTTCACCGTCACGAACCTCGGTGACAACCCCGACGACCATGGCACGGGTGGCGCGGGCGCTGTCGACTGGCTCCTCGACGACCTGGTCGACCGTGTCGCGGAGGTCCGGTACGTGGTCATGCTTTCCACCGACGGCCTGTGCGTCGGCGCCTCCCACGCCCTGGGGCGTGACGAGTCCGAGCGTTTCGCCGCCATCGCCTCCGGGTTCCACTCCCTCGCCAAGGGCGCGGGCCGCCACTTCGACGCGGGCGGCGTCGTCCAGACGATGGTCGAGCTGCACGGTGGCTTCCTCTTCGTGGTCGCCGCCGGCGACGGATCCTGCATCGCGGTGTTCACAGACGGGCACGCCGATATCGGCCTCGTGGCCTACGAGATGGCCCTGCTGGTCGAGCGTGTACGTGAGCACCTCGCCGTACCCGCGAGGACGGACGGCGCCCCGACGCCGGACGGCGGGACGTCGTGA
- a CDS encoding sensor histidine kinase gives MPARLPLPERWRPKSIRAKVVTLLTVPVLSLMALWGHAAVTTASQVSSTEQLRQINSALVKPIADFTTTVQDERAAALKFRAAPGPSARRDFDAAQSRTDKAVAALRAGIRSSSTDLAALDAQLPDRISALLKSAGSLPEQRETPHDSAAVFSGYSTSVDRAFAVRAGLAGADRPDRASNTRTVLELARAREALSRQDAVLGAAQASGTMSAGQYRAFIGDIAQQRGLTKAAVPDLRAEGAARYRAVLASHSATELATAQDAVLDAGEEGAVSAVPAREWHSLAGHTLAGLAAAERGTVDTGADAEPYSLATLGSSGLAVALGLLGVVLSLLLSVRIGRGLVDDLTGLRNSALELAANRLPAAIRRIHGGDDLDLDAEAPLARTPIRDEIGQVGAALTTVQRAALRAVAGRAAVLTGVSGVYVSLARRSQVLLHRQLELLDAMERRTENPSDLEDLFRLDHLTTRMRRHAESLLILSGSAPGRAWRNPVPLIDAVRAGIAETADIDRVQLHDIPDLRLAGTAVADLVHLIAELTENAAAFSPPHTPVVVRGEEVGAGAVLEIEDRGLGMGDEALAAANEKIRTADIDLLDSRRLGLFVVNRLAERQHVDVTLRRSVYGGVTAVVFVPQQLLEAPHPGLRPLPEPEPRASGHIPASDPVAPPLPAQQRPEQELIPRPEREPEPPLTHPAPLQLPTRARHAAPQPTQPSLALTAEATSSDDSEDGLPRRVRQASLAPELRDDENTGTGPQPAQGPAVRSPEAARATMASLRSGRRRASATRSEPGTPSAPGSPSGAPHAAPHPHTATEEGFRNR, from the coding sequence ATGCCCGCACGCCTTCCGCTGCCCGAACGGTGGCGCCCCAAGTCGATCCGAGCGAAGGTCGTCACCCTGCTGACGGTGCCGGTCCTCTCGCTGATGGCCCTGTGGGGGCACGCTGCCGTCACCACCGCGTCGCAGGTCTCGTCCACCGAGCAGTTGCGGCAGATCAACTCGGCCCTGGTGAAGCCGATCGCGGACTTCACCACCACGGTCCAGGACGAGCGTGCCGCCGCCCTGAAGTTCCGGGCCGCTCCCGGCCCATCTGCCCGCCGTGACTTCGATGCCGCCCAGTCCCGCACGGACAAGGCCGTCGCCGCTCTGCGCGCGGGCATCCGCTCCAGCAGCACCGATCTTGCGGCCCTCGACGCCCAGCTGCCCGACCGGATCAGTGCTCTGCTCAAGAGCGCGGGGTCTCTCCCCGAGCAGCGAGAGACTCCCCACGACTCCGCCGCCGTGTTCTCCGGCTACAGCACGTCCGTCGACCGGGCCTTTGCGGTGCGCGCCGGGCTCGCGGGCGCCGACCGCCCCGACCGCGCCTCCAACACCCGCACCGTCCTCGAACTGGCCCGTGCCCGCGAGGCGTTGAGCCGCCAGGATGCCGTGCTCGGTGCTGCGCAGGCGAGCGGCACCATGTCCGCCGGCCAGTACCGCGCGTTCATCGGCGACATCGCCCAGCAGCGCGGGCTCACCAAGGCAGCGGTGCCCGACCTGCGGGCCGAGGGTGCCGCCCGCTACCGCGCCGTTCTCGCCTCTCACAGCGCCACCGAACTCGCCACCGCTCAGGACGCCGTCCTCGACGCCGGCGAGGAAGGGGCCGTGTCCGCCGTGCCGGCGAGGGAGTGGCACTCCCTCGCGGGACACACCCTGGCCGGGCTTGCCGCAGCGGAGCGGGGCACCGTCGACACGGGCGCCGACGCGGAGCCGTACTCCCTTGCGACTCTGGGAAGCTCGGGCCTGGCGGTGGCCCTCGGCCTGCTCGGTGTGGTCCTCTCACTGCTGCTCTCCGTACGTATCGGGCGCGGCCTGGTCGACGACCTCACCGGACTGCGGAACTCCGCTCTGGAGCTCGCCGCCAATCGGCTGCCGGCCGCGATCCGCCGCATCCACGGTGGCGACGACCTCGACCTCGACGCCGAGGCCCCGCTCGCCCGCACCCCCATCCGGGACGAGATCGGCCAGGTCGGCGCGGCGCTGACCACCGTGCAGCGGGCCGCCCTGCGCGCCGTCGCGGGCCGCGCCGCCGTCCTCACCGGAGTCTCCGGCGTCTACGTCAGCCTCGCCCGCCGCAGCCAGGTGCTGCTCCACCGCCAGCTGGAGCTCCTCGACGCGATGGAGCGCCGCACCGAGAACCCCTCGGACCTGGAAGACCTGTTCCGTCTGGACCACCTGACGACCAGGATGCGCCGCCACGCCGAGTCCCTGCTCATCCTGTCCGGCTCCGCGCCCGGCCGTGCCTGGCGCAACCCGGTCCCGCTGATCGACGCCGTACGCGCGGGCATCGCGGAGACCGCCGACATCGACCGCGTCCAACTGCACGACATCCCCGATCTGCGCCTGGCAGGCACGGCGGTGGCCGACCTTGTCCACCTGATTGCCGAACTCACGGAGAACGCCGCCGCGTTCTCGCCCCCGCACACCCCCGTGGTGGTGCGCGGAGAGGAGGTCGGGGCCGGTGCCGTGCTGGAGATCGAGGACCGCGGTCTCGGCATGGGCGACGAGGCGCTCGCCGCGGCCAACGAGAAGATCCGGACCGCGGACATCGACCTCCTCGACTCGCGTCGGCTCGGCCTGTTCGTCGTCAACCGCCTCGCCGAGCGCCAGCACGTGGACGTCACCCTGCGCCGCTCGGTCTACGGCGGCGTCACCGCCGTCGTCTTCGTTCCGCAGCAGCTTCTGGAGGCACCGCACCCAGGCTTGCGGCCCCTGCCGGAGCCGGAGCCGCGGGCGTCCGGTCACATACCGGCCTCTGATCCGGTCGCCCCTCCCCTACCGGCACAGCAGCGCCCCGAACAGGAACTGATCCCCCGACCGGAGCGTGAGCCCGAGCCACCGCTCACTCACCCTGCGCCCCTCCAACTCCCCACTCGGGCCCGCCACGCGGCCCCCCAGCCGACGCAGCCCTCGCTCGCCCTCACCGCGGAAGCCACCTCGAGCGATGACTCCGAGGACGGTCTGCCGCGCCGGGTGCGCCAGGCCAGCCTCGCCCCCGAACTGCGCGACGACGAGAACACGGGCACTGGTCCGCAGCCGGCCCAGGGCCCGGCCGTCCGATCCCCGGAGGCCGCGCGCGCCACGATGGCGTCCCTGCGCTCCGGACGGCGCCGCGCGTCCGCGACTCGGAGCGAGCCGGGCACACCGTCCGCCCCCGGGAGCCCGTCCGGCGCCCCGCATGCCGCGCCCCACCCTCACACCGCGACCGAAGAAGGATTCCGAAACCGATGA
- a CDS encoding MHYT domain-containing protein, translated as MGHMHHMAGGWATPVLSYAMAVVGSALGLRCTVRALTAGGRSKRNWLVSASIAIGAGIWTMHFIAMLGYAVDGTAIRYDIPLTLLSLLVAIAVVGAGVFTAGYGKSRVRSILFGGVGTGLGVAAMHYIGMAAVELNGTISYSPAVVTASVVIAIAAASAALWAALSVRGPAVAAVAALVMGLAVSSMHYTGMAAVTVDVHASNAPLPGASATAFILPLAVVLGSFLFLTCAFVALSPTARERAEGEAAARPLHEVELPVA; from the coding sequence GTGGGTCACATGCACCACATGGCCGGAGGCTGGGCCACACCGGTCCTGTCGTACGCCATGGCCGTCGTCGGATCCGCGCTGGGATTGCGCTGCACGGTGCGCGCCCTGACAGCTGGGGGACGGTCCAAAAGGAACTGGCTGGTCAGCGCGTCGATCGCGATCGGTGCCGGAATCTGGACCATGCACTTCATCGCGATGCTCGGCTACGCCGTCGACGGCACCGCGATCCGCTACGACATCCCGCTCACTCTGCTCAGCCTCCTCGTCGCCATCGCTGTCGTCGGCGCCGGAGTCTTCACCGCCGGATATGGCAAGTCCCGCGTGCGCTCCATCCTGTTCGGTGGCGTCGGCACCGGACTGGGTGTGGCCGCGATGCACTACATCGGCATGGCCGCCGTAGAGCTCAACGGCACGATCTCGTACAGCCCGGCTGTCGTCACCGCCTCCGTCGTCATCGCGATCGCTGCGGCATCCGCCGCGCTGTGGGCCGCGCTCTCCGTGCGGGGCCCGGCCGTCGCCGCCGTCGCCGCCCTCGTGATGGGGCTCGCGGTGAGCAGCATGCACTACACCGGCATGGCCGCGGTCACCGTGGACGTGCATGCGAGCAACGCACCTCTGCCGGGCGCGAGCGCTACCGCGTTCATCCTGCCGCTCGCCGTGGTCCTCGGTTCCTTCCTCTTCCTCACCTGCGCCTTCGTGGCTCTGTCCCCGACGGCGCGGGAGCGCGCCGAGGGCGAGGCCGCGGCCCGGCCGCTGCACGAGGTCGAGCTTCCGGTCGCCTGA
- a CDS encoding RNA-guided endonuclease InsQ/TnpB family protein — MTTGALTAGGGHARYTFRLRLSSTAIRALEAEWARCRWVWNESVAKSKAVHLHNKATGEKTTCGPAQLDKMLTAARTANAWLREGSSVVQQQLIRDFAKSRAKALKDIKARLPMRQRAGMPKYKKKHQVDPSLNYTQRGFRVKDGRLHLAGGIAATVVWSRELPEPPSSVRVYRDSLGHWYASFVVATSIQALVETGCVIGIDWGVKETATTTSDDYDLPHPEHGHRAAQRLARYQRMMARRKPKKGRPGSNGYRGAKKQAAKLHKKVARQRQDTARKWAKRVVRDHDALAVEDFRPKFLAKSTMARKAADAAIGATKSALVEMARKHGRAVHLVNPAYTTMDCGHCDARAKHRLPLSERTYTCTACGTVSPRDKNSARVMLVRAGLNPASADLVSPATC, encoded by the coding sequence ATGACGACCGGAGCGTTGACGGCAGGTGGCGGGCATGCCCGCTACACTTTCCGGCTGCGTCTGTCGTCCACGGCCATCCGCGCGCTGGAAGCGGAATGGGCGCGCTGCCGCTGGGTGTGGAACGAGTCGGTGGCCAAGTCGAAGGCCGTGCATCTGCACAACAAGGCCACCGGCGAGAAGACAACGTGTGGCCCGGCGCAGCTCGACAAGATGCTGACCGCGGCCCGTACCGCGAACGCGTGGCTGCGTGAGGGCTCCAGCGTGGTGCAGCAGCAGTTGATACGGGACTTCGCGAAGTCCCGCGCGAAGGCACTGAAAGACATCAAGGCCCGGTTGCCGATGCGGCAGCGGGCCGGTATGCCGAAGTACAAGAAGAAGCATCAGGTCGACCCGAGCCTGAACTACACCCAGCGCGGTTTCCGGGTGAAAGACGGCCGTCTGCATCTGGCCGGCGGCATCGCGGCGACGGTCGTGTGGTCGCGTGAGCTGCCCGAGCCGCCGTCCAGCGTGCGCGTCTACCGCGACAGTCTCGGCCACTGGTACGCCTCGTTCGTTGTCGCCACCAGCATCCAGGCGCTTGTCGAAACCGGTTGCGTGATCGGCATCGACTGGGGTGTGAAGGAGACCGCGACCACCACATCCGACGACTACGACCTTCCCCATCCCGAGCATGGCCACAGGGCCGCGCAGCGCCTCGCCCGCTACCAGCGGATGATGGCCCGCAGGAAGCCGAAGAAGGGCCGGCCCGGTTCGAACGGCTACAGGGGCGCCAAGAAGCAGGCGGCGAAGCTCCACAAGAAGGTGGCCCGGCAGCGCCAGGACACCGCCCGCAAGTGGGCCAAGCGTGTGGTCCGCGACCACGATGCCTTGGCGGTAGAGGACTTCCGCCCGAAGTTCCTGGCGAAGTCGACGATGGCCCGCAAGGCCGCCGACGCAGCGATCGGCGCGACCAAGAGCGCCCTGGTCGAGATGGCCCGCAAACACGGCCGCGCCGTGCACCTCGTCAACCCCGCGTACACCACCATGGACTGCGGGCACTGCGATGCGAGAGCCAAGCATCGCCTGCCTCTCTCCGAGAGAACGTATACGTGCACCGCGTGCGGAACCGTGTCCCCCAGGGACAAGAACTCCGCCCGCGTGATGCTCGTCCGGGCTGGTCTCAACCCGGCTAGTGCTGATCTTGTAAGCCCTGCCACCTGCTAG